In Sulfitobacter sp. M39, the following proteins share a genomic window:
- a CDS encoding SDR family oxidoreductase: protein MEKTLLSIGHGFSARALAARLVPQGWRIVGTTRSPDKADAIADTGVEPVVWPGADLGALIAQFPNVLVSAGPDSAGDPVLNAVEDAVNRAAPDLRWVGYLSTTGVYGDHDGDWVDEDTPLTPSTKRGRARVTAEARWQAIPDLPLHIFRLAGIYGPGRGPFAKVRAGTARRIIKQGQVFSRIHVEDIAQALELSLQRPDPGAVYNLCDDDPAPPQDVIAHAAELLGLPVPPAIPFDQADMTPMARSFYAESKKVRNDRIKQALGWAPQFPTYRAGLAALLAQDS from the coding sequence ATGGAGAAAACGCTGCTGTCGATCGGGCATGGCTTTAGCGCGCGCGCCCTTGCCGCACGGCTGGTGCCGCAGGGCTGGCGCATCGTCGGCACCACGCGCAGCCCCGACAAGGCAGATGCCATCGCGGACACGGGCGTTGAACCCGTCGTCTGGCCGGGTGCCGATCTGGGGGCGTTGATCGCGCAGTTTCCTAATGTGCTCGTCTCGGCCGGACCGGACAGCGCGGGCGATCCGGTATTGAATGCGGTCGAGGATGCAGTCAACCGCGCCGCGCCCGATCTGCGGTGGGTAGGCTATCTGTCGACAACAGGCGTTTACGGCGACCACGACGGCGATTGGGTGGACGAGGACACGCCGCTGACACCATCGACCAAGCGCGGACGCGCCCGTGTCACGGCAGAGGCACGGTGGCAGGCGATCCCCGATTTGCCGCTGCATATCTTTCGCCTCGCAGGCATCTATGGCCCCGGACGCGGCCCCTTTGCCAAGGTGCGGGCCGGAACGGCGCGGCGGATCATCAAGCAGGGGCAGGTCTTCTCTCGCATTCATGTCGAGGATATTGCCCAAGCGCTTGAGCTGTCCTTACAGCGGCCCGACCCGGGCGCGGTCTATAATCTGTGCGACGATGACCCCGCGCCGCCGCAAGACGTGATCGCCCACGCGGCAGAGCTGCTTGGCCTGCCCGTGCCCCCCGCGATCCCCTTTGATCAGGCCGATATGACCCCCATGGCCCGCAGCTTTTACGCGGAAAGCAAGAAGGTTCGGAACGACCGTATCAAGCAGGCGTTAGGCTGGGCACCGCAGTTCCCCACCTATCGGGCCGGGCTGGCGGCATTGCTTGCACAAGACAGCTGA
- a CDS encoding exopolysaccharide biosynthesis protein codes for MHNIEERSLTHLLDGMEQAASRETVTINDVLNEFGERSLLPFILVAALLLVSPLSGVFGVSSFMAMVVIVLSAQAVYGRKRLWLPQFLLRREVKSSRLLFCVRWLRKPAAFFDRHSGKRLQFLTTGPMRLLTLVTCVILPVGWPLLEFVPFASSFGGGTVALFAFGLFTRDGLYVLLGYLTILLTSLTFYAVIF; via the coding sequence ATGCACAATATCGAGGAGCGTAGCCTCACCCATCTGCTGGACGGGATGGAGCAAGCGGCCAGCCGCGAGACGGTCACGATCAACGATGTGCTGAACGAATTCGGAGAGCGGTCCCTGCTCCCGTTCATTCTGGTGGCCGCGCTGCTGTTGGTGTCGCCGCTGTCCGGTGTTTTTGGTGTGTCCAGTTTCATGGCGATGGTCGTCATCGTGCTGTCGGCGCAGGCGGTCTATGGGCGCAAACGTCTGTGGTTGCCGCAGTTCCTGCTGCGCCGCGAAGTCAAGTCATCGCGGTTGCTGTTCTGCGTAAGGTGGCTGCGCAAGCCCGCGGCGTTTTTTGATCGCCACTCGGGTAAAAGGCTCCAGTTTCTGACGACAGGCCCGATGCGTCTGCTGACGTTGGTGACCTGCGTGATCCTGCCCGTGGGCTGGCCCTTGCTTGAATTCGTGCCTTTTGCGTCGTCTTTCGGGGGCGGGACGGTGGCGCTGTTTGCCTTTGGTCTGTTTACGCGTGACGGGCTTTATGTGCTGCTGGGGTATCTGACGATCCTGCTGACGTCGCTGACCTTCTACGCGGTCATTTTCTGA
- a CDS encoding thiamine ABC transporter ATP-binding protein: MLTLETAQITQGSFTLHADLTLSPAQTYAVIGPSGAGKSTLLGALCGFIPLRSGRLLWQGKDITQAAPGARPMTMLFQDNNLFPHLSVMQNVGLGLRPDLRLGTAEQTRVHEALDRVGLQGMAGRKPSELSGGQQSRVALARVLVQARPLVLLDEPFAALGPALRNDMLDLVAALAAETKAALIMVTHAPEDVRRIADQVIFVEGGTAHPPQPAAALMDNPPDALRAYLG; this comes from the coding sequence ATGCTGACGCTTGAGACCGCACAGATCACCCAAGGCAGCTTTACCCTGCACGCCGACCTGACCCTTTCGCCCGCGCAGACCTATGCGGTGATCGGCCCCTCGGGTGCGGGGAAATCCACCCTGCTGGGGGCGCTTTGCGGGTTCATTCCGCTCAGGTCCGGCAGGCTGCTGTGGCAGGGCAAAGACATCACCCAAGCCGCCCCCGGTGCGCGGCCGATGACGATGCTTTTTCAGGATAACAACCTCTTTCCCCATCTCAGCGTGATGCAGAATGTGGGGCTGGGGCTGCGCCCCGACCTGCGGCTCGGCACCGCGGAACAAACCCGTGTACACGAGGCGCTTGATCGTGTCGGGCTGCAGGGGATGGCCGGGCGCAAACCCTCCGAGCTTTCCGGCGGGCAGCAAAGCCGTGTGGCCCTCGCACGGGTGCTGGTACAAGCCCGCCCGCTTGTGCTGCTCGACGAACCCTTTGCCGCACTTGGCCCCGCTTTGCGCAACGACATGCTGGATCTGGTGGCCGCGCTCGCCGCAGAGACCAAAGCCGCGTTGATCATGGTCACCCACGCCCCCGAGGACGTGCGCCGTATCGCGGATCAGGTGATCTTTGTCGAAGGTGGCACCGCACATCCGCCGCAGCCTGCCGCAGCGCTGATGGACAACCCGCCCGACGCGCTGCGTGCCTATCTGGGGTAG
- a CDS encoding thiamine/thiamine pyrophosphate ABC transporter permease ThiP → MALRAVAISTKTGISAAVLVAALILAAVGAVLWRAEFGSGLGPADWSAIQFTVLQAALSALLSTVLAIPVARALARRRFVGRGLLVTLLGAPFILPVIVAVLGVLAVFGRAGWLNAALALVGLPGITIYGLHGVVLAHVFFNLPLATRLLLQAWQTVSAERFRLAAQLGLTPRAVFRSIELPLLRQILPGTAALIFVICLTSFAVALTLGGGPRATTIELAIYQAFRFDFDLNRAALLSLVQLGLAGSTAALALWIIPAISLGGGQDRPLHRWDARGGLQRWLDALFITVAAGFLLLPLTSVVLRGVIGLPQMPASVWQAAGTSVTVALISVVVLLALALPLAGWIATRARGGVEAVGLLGLAASPLMIGTGWFILINPVASPFALALPVTALVNALMALPFALRILVPRLRDTVQIYGRQAQMLGLTGWPLWRWLILPRLRPQIGFAAGLTGALSMGDLGVIALFADPDSATLPLQMYRLMGAYRMEAAAGAALILLALSLGIFWIFDKGGRWHADA, encoded by the coding sequence ATGGCTCTCCGCGCTGTCGCAATAAGCACGAAAACCGGCATCAGCGCCGCCGTTTTGGTTGCGGCGCTGATCCTTGCTGCGGTGGGGGCGGTACTTTGGCGGGCGGAGTTCGGCAGCGGGCTTGGCCCGGCCGATTGGTCCGCGATCCAGTTTACCGTGCTACAGGCCGCGCTTTCCGCCCTGCTGTCTACCGTGCTGGCAATCCCTGTCGCCCGTGCCTTGGCCCGACGGCGCTTTGTCGGGCGCGGGCTGCTGGTCACGCTGCTAGGAGCACCGTTCATCCTGCCGGTGATTGTCGCCGTGCTGGGGGTGCTTGCGGTCTTTGGCCGCGCGGGCTGGCTCAATGCGGCGCTGGCGCTGGTCGGATTGCCCGGCATCACGATCTACGGGCTGCACGGCGTTGTGCTGGCGCATGTCTTCTTTAACCTCCCGCTGGCCACGCGGCTGCTGTTGCAAGCGTGGCAGACCGTGTCCGCGGAACGGTTCCGGCTGGCCGCACAGCTTGGCCTGACCCCGCGCGCGGTATTTCGCAGCATCGAGCTTCCCCTCCTGCGGCAAATCCTGCCCGGCACAGCGGCGTTGATCTTTGTGATCTGCCTGACCAGCTTTGCCGTGGCGCTAACCTTGGGCGGTGGCCCCCGCGCCACGACAATCGAGCTTGCGATCTATCAGGCGTTCCGTTTCGACTTTGACCTGAACCGTGCAGCGCTGCTGTCGCTGGTGCAGCTTGGGCTTGCGGGCAGCACCGCCGCGCTGGCGCTGTGGATCATCCCCGCGATCAGTCTGGGTGGCGGGCAGGACCGACCCCTGCACCGCTGGGACGCACGTGGCGGGCTGCAACGGTGGCTTGACGCGCTGTTCATCACGGTGGCGGCGGGGTTTCTGCTGCTTCCCCTGACCTCGGTCGTGCTGCGCGGGGTGATCGGCCTGCCGCAAATGCCCGCCAGCGTGTGGCAGGCGGCGGGCACCTCTGTCACCGTGGCGCTGATCAGCGTGGTGGTCTTGCTGGCCTTGGCCCTCCCCCTTGCCGGATGGATCGCGACCCGCGCCCGCGGCGGGGTAGAGGCCGTGGGACTCTTGGGGCTTGCGGCCTCTCCGCTGATGATCGGCACCGGCTGGTTCATTCTGATCAACCCTGTCGCCAGCCCCTTTGCGCTGGCCCTACCCGTCACGGCGCTGGTCAATGCGCTGATGGCCCTGCCCTTTGCCCTGCGTATTCTGGTGCCGCGGCTGCGCGACACGGTGCAGATCTATGGCCGGCAGGCGCAGATGCTGGGGCTGACCGGATGGCCGCTTTGGCGCTGGCTGATCCTACCACGCTTGCGCCCGCAGATCGGCTTTGCCGCGGGGCTGACCGGTGCCCTGTCGATGGGAGATCTGGGGGTCATCGCCTTGTTCGCCGACCCCGACAGTGCCACCTTGCCACTGCAGATGTACCGGTTGATGGGGGCCTACCGGATGGAGGCCGCGGCCGGTGCGGCCCTGATCCTGCTGGCGCTGTCGCTGGGGATTTTCTGGATATTCGACAAGGGAGGGCGCTGGCATGCTGACGCTTGA
- the thiB gene encoding thiamine ABC transporter substrate binding subunit, which translates to MKYLTLAAITLVATQAWAETPELVVYTYDSFVAEWGPGPVIEAAFEAECACDLKFVGMGDGAALLARLKLEGARSDADLVLGLDTSLIAAAKETGLFATATVDADYDLPVTWEDDSFAPYDWGYFAFVHSADLTPPANFRALADSDLKIVIQDPRSSTPGLGLLMWVKDAYGDEAPAIWEGLADNVVTVTKGWSEAYGLFLEGEADMVLSYTTSPAYHLIAEEDATKAAAAFDEGHYMQIEVVGKLAGSDQPELADQFMQFMVSDAAQSVLPTTNWMYPAVTPQGGLPEGFEKLIEPGKALLIPSDDVPALREEALAEWLSALSQ; encoded by the coding sequence ATGAAGTATCTTACACTTGCTGCCATCACGCTTGTCGCCACGCAAGCATGGGCCGAGACGCCCGAACTGGTGGTCTATACCTACGACAGCTTTGTCGCCGAATGGGGCCCCGGCCCCGTGATCGAAGCGGCCTTCGAGGCCGAATGCGCTTGCGATCTGAAATTCGTAGGCATGGGTGATGGCGCGGCGCTGCTGGCGCGGCTCAAGCTGGAAGGCGCGCGGTCTGACGCCGATCTGGTGCTGGGGCTTGATACCAGCCTGATCGCGGCGGCCAAGGAAACAGGGTTGTTCGCGACGGCCACAGTTGATGCGGACTACGACCTGCCGGTCACATGGGAAGACGACAGCTTTGCCCCCTATGACTGGGGCTATTTTGCCTTTGTCCATAGCGCCGATCTTACACCGCCTGCGAATTTTCGTGCGCTGGCGGACAGTGACCTCAAGATTGTGATCCAGGACCCGCGGTCCTCTACCCCCGGTCTGGGCCTGCTCATGTGGGTCAAGGACGCTTATGGCGACGAGGCCCCTGCGATCTGGGAAGGTCTGGCGGATAACGTCGTGACCGTGACCAAGGGCTGGTCCGAAGCCTACGGTCTGTTTCTTGAGGGTGAGGCCGACATGGTGCTGAGCTATACCACATCCCCCGCTTACCACCTGATCGCCGAAGAGGACGCGACCAAGGCCGCCGCCGCCTTTGACGAAGGCCACTACATGCAGATCGAAGTGGTCGGCAAACTGGCAGGCAGCGACCAGCCCGAGCTGGCCGATCAGTTCATGCAGTTCATGGTATCGGACGCGGCGCAATCGGTGCTGCCCACGACCAACTGGATGTACCCTGCCGTCACGCCTCAAGGCGGGCTGCCCGAAGGCTTTGAAAAGTTGATCGAACCGGGCAAGGCGCTGCTGATCCCGAGCGATGACGTGCCCGCCCTGCGCGAGGAAGCATTGGCCGAATGGCTCTCCGCGCTGTCGCAATAA
- the aroC gene encoding chorismate synthase gives MSINSFGHLFRVTTWGESHGPALGATVDGCPPGVTITEEMIQHWMDKRKPGQNKYTTQRREADEVRILSGVFEGVTTGTPIQLMIENTDQRSKDYGDIKDKFRPGHADITYFQKYGIRDYRGGGRSSARETASRVAAGGLAREAIKAIAPNVQITGYMVQMGPHKIDRDAFDWDQIEQNPFWVPDAKAADDWAAYLDGLRKSGSSVGAIIEVTARGVPAGLGAPVYGKLDTDLAAAMMSINAVKGVEIGEGMSAAMLTGELNADEISMGPDGPVYSSNHAGGILGGISTGQDIVLRFAVKPTSSILTTRKTITKAGEDTQIITKGRHDPCVGIRAVPVGEAMMACVLLDHMLLHRGQVGENRGIIG, from the coding sequence ATGTCGATCAACAGCTTTGGCCATCTTTTCCGCGTGACCACCTGGGGCGAAAGCCACGGGCCTGCTTTGGGGGCCACGGTGGACGGCTGCCCCCCCGGTGTGACGATCACCGAAGAGATGATCCAGCACTGGATGGACAAGCGCAAACCTGGCCAGAACAAATACACCACGCAGCGCCGCGAAGCGGATGAGGTGCGGATCCTGTCGGGTGTGTTTGAAGGCGTCACCACCGGCACGCCGATCCAGCTGATGATCGAGAACACCGACCAGCGGTCAAAAGATTACGGCGACATCAAGGACAAGTTCCGCCCCGGTCACGCCGACATCACCTATTTCCAGAAATACGGCATCCGCGATTACCGTGGGGGTGGGCGGTCCTCGGCACGTGAAACCGCGTCGCGTGTCGCGGCGGGTGGCCTTGCGCGCGAAGCGATCAAGGCGATTGCCCCGAATGTGCAGATCACCGGCTACATGGTGCAGATGGGCCCCCACAAGATCGACCGAGATGCGTTCGATTGGGACCAGATCGAACAGAACCCGTTCTGGGTGCCCGATGCCAAAGCGGCAGACGACTGGGCGGCGTATCTGGACGGGCTGCGCAAATCCGGATCCTCCGTCGGTGCGATCATCGAGGTGACAGCGCGCGGCGTGCCCGCGGGCCTTGGCGCGCCGGTCTATGGCAAGCTCGACACCGATCTCGCCGCCGCAATGATGAGCATCAACGCCGTCAAAGGCGTGGAGATTGGCGAAGGCATGTCCGCCGCCATGCTGACCGGAGAGCTGAACGCGGACGAGATCAGCATGGGCCCCGACGGCCCTGTCTATTCGTCGAACCACGCGGGCGGTATTCTGGGCGGCATCAGCACCGGTCAGGACATCGTGCTGCGTTTCGCGGTCAAGCCGACATCAAGCATCCTGACGACGCGCAAGACAATCACCAAGGCCGGCGAAGATACGCAGATCATCACCAAAGGCCGCCACGACCCCTGCGTCGGCATCCGTGCCGTGCCTGTGGGCGAAGCGATGATGGCCTGCGTCCTGCTTGACCATATGCTGTTGCACCGCGGTCAGGTCGGCGAAAACCGCGGCATCATCGGCTAA
- a CDS encoding DMT family transporter produces MQSTTTEHRPGRAIALKLGAVFLFSVMAALIKIATATVPAAQAVFYRSFFAFPMIILWLWQRGDLRDGLKPSNLMGHVWRGVFGTTAMALTFAGLSLLPLPEVTAIGYATPLFTVIFAAIFLGEQVRVFRLSAVAIGLIGVLIVLYPRFTVGGDSVSQLAMMGAMMVVAASIMRALVQIHVRRLVQTDSTAAIVFYFSLTATCLSFLTLPAGMVINWEPLWWVNPGWQVSALLILSGMIGGVSQIMITASYRFGPVSMLAPFDYASMLFAVLIGWVLFSEIPTPAILIGAGLVIAGGAAIIWRERQLGLDQSKSKASSTPQGAPS; encoded by the coding sequence ATGCAAAGCACCACGACAGAGCACCGCCCCGGCCGGGCCATCGCCCTTAAGCTGGGGGCGGTCTTTCTGTTCTCGGTCATGGCGGCCCTTATCAAGATCGCGACGGCCACCGTGCCCGCCGCCCAGGCCGTGTTCTACCGGTCGTTCTTTGCCTTCCCGATGATCATCCTGTGGCTGTGGCAACGCGGCGACCTGCGCGACGGGCTGAAGCCGAGCAATCTGATGGGCCACGTCTGGCGCGGCGTTTTCGGGACCACGGCGATGGCGCTGACCTTTGCGGGGCTTAGCCTGCTGCCCCTGCCAGAGGTGACGGCTATCGGCTATGCCACGCCGCTGTTCACCGTGATCTTTGCCGCGATATTCTTGGGCGAACAGGTGCGTGTGTTCCGCCTGTCCGCTGTGGCGATCGGGTTGATCGGGGTGTTGATCGTTCTGTACCCCCGCTTCACTGTGGGCGGGGATAGCGTGTCGCAACTGGCGATGATGGGGGCGATGATGGTGGTTGCCGCGTCGATCATGCGTGCGCTTGTCCAGATCCACGTGCGCCGATTGGTGCAAACCGACAGCACGGCGGCCATCGTGTTCTATTTCTCGCTCACCGCGACCTGCCTGTCGTTTCTCACGCTGCCCGCAGGCATGGTGATCAACTGGGAACCGCTTTGGTGGGTGAACCCCGGTTGGCAAGTCTCGGCGCTGCTAATCCTGTCGGGTATGATCGGCGGGGTATCACAGATCATGATCACGGCCTCTTACCGCTTTGGCCCGGTGTCGATGCTCGCCCCGTTCGACTATGCCTCTATGCTGTTCGCGGTGTTGATCGGCTGGGTGCTTTTCAGCGAAATCCCGACGCCTGCAATCCTGATCGGTGCCGGTCTGGTCATCGCTGGCGGTGCCGCGATCATCTGGCGGGAACGGCAGTTGGGGCTGGATCAGTCCAAATCCAAGGCCAGCAGCACGCCACAGGGGGCGCCCAGCTGA
- a CDS encoding cyclase family protein — protein MKFTKIIATAVSIGVGASAAWAQDCDHSHWGPDDQLGSANLISTERTLEAAKLIKQGKSMPLGIVIGPDTPAFPPRSLSLQVVQPNQHGGQKLSSFGYEGNYNDDLLQTWIGIGSQLDGLGHLGEDGMYYNCLDEKEISAISGLTKLGTHAVPPLVGRAVIIDMAKHMGKDVLAAGEHFGEAEITAAMEAQQITVNEGDIVLFHTGWTDGMMESDPTAWGSTEPGLNNEGAVFMASMNPMAVGADTWGLEAIPPKEGDKVFYGHVTLLKDNGIYILETMNTGPLVAEGVQEFMFVLGQPLIKGTVQAMINPVALY, from the coding sequence ATGAAATTTACCAAGATTATCGCAACTGCCGTGTCCATCGGCGTCGGGGCATCTGCCGCATGGGCGCAAGACTGTGACCATTCGCATTGGGGCCCTGACGACCAGCTGGGATCGGCGAACCTGATCTCGACCGAGCGCACGTTGGAGGCCGCCAAGCTGATCAAGCAGGGCAAATCGATGCCGCTCGGGATCGTGATCGGGCCGGATACACCTGCCTTCCCGCCCCGTTCGCTGAGCCTTCAGGTGGTCCAGCCGAACCAGCACGGCGGCCAAAAGCTGTCGTCCTTTGGCTATGAGGGCAATTATAACGACGATCTGCTGCAAACCTGGATCGGTATCGGGTCGCAGTTGGACGGGCTTGGGCATCTGGGCGAAGACGGGATGTATTATAACTGCCTGGACGAAAAGGAAATCTCGGCGATCAGCGGCCTGACCAAATTGGGAACGCATGCCGTGCCGCCCTTGGTCGGGCGCGCCGTGATCATCGATATGGCCAAGCACATGGGCAAAGATGTGTTGGCCGCCGGTGAGCATTTTGGCGAGGCAGAGATTACCGCGGCGATGGAGGCGCAGCAGATCACGGTAAACGAAGGTGATATCGTGCTGTTTCACACCGGCTGGACCGACGGCATGATGGAAAGCGACCCGACGGCCTGGGGGTCCACCGAACCGGGGCTGAATAACGAAGGTGCGGTGTTTATGGCGTCGATGAACCCGATGGCCGTGGGTGCAGACACATGGGGCCTAGAAGCCATTCCACCGAAAGAGGGGGACAAGGTGTTCTATGGCCATGTCACGCTGCTCAAGGACAACGGCATCTATATTCTGGAGACGATGAACACAGGACCGCTGGTCGCGGAAGGCGTGCAAGAGTTCATGTTCGTGCTGGGACAGCCGCTGATCAAAGGCACGGTACAGGCGATGATCAATCCGGTCGCGCTTTACTGA
- a CDS encoding branched-chain amino acid aminotransferase translates to MDGAYDDRDGKIWLDGKMVDWRDANVHILTHAMHYASSVFEGERCYNGKIFKGREHSERLRKSAQYLDFEIPYSVDEIEAAKYEMLKANGWTDAYVRAVAWRGAGPDMGVSAARNPVRLAIAGWEWGNYYGDAKMKGAKLDISKWKRPSPETIPVHAKAAGLYMICTTSKHAAEAKGCSDALFMDYRGYVAEATGANIFFVKDGEVHTPLADCFLNGLTRQTVIGMLKEKGLTVHERHIMPEELEGFEQCWLTGTAAEVTPVGQIGDYTFEVGALTREISEDYEKLVRS, encoded by the coding sequence ATGGACGGCGCATATGACGATCGCGACGGCAAAATCTGGTTGGACGGTAAAATGGTCGATTGGCGTGACGCCAATGTCCACATCCTGACCCACGCCATGCACTATGCGTCATCGGTGTTCGAGGGCGAACGCTGCTACAATGGCAAGATTTTCAAAGGCCGCGAGCATTCGGAACGGCTGCGCAAATCGGCGCAATACCTCGATTTCGAAATCCCCTATTCCGTGGATGAGATCGAAGCCGCGAAATACGAAATGCTCAAGGCGAACGGCTGGACCGATGCCTATGTCCGTGCGGTCGCGTGGCGCGGGGCCGGTCCCGACATGGGGGTCTCGGCGGCGCGCAACCCTGTGCGTCTGGCCATCGCGGGCTGGGAATGGGGCAACTATTACGGGGACGCCAAGATGAAGGGCGCCAAGCTCGACATCTCGAAATGGAAGCGCCCGTCGCCCGAAACGATCCCCGTGCACGCCAAAGCGGCGGGCCTGTATATGATCTGCACCACCTCCAAACACGCGGCAGAGGCCAAGGGCTGTTCCGACGCGCTGTTCATGGACTACCGTGGCTATGTGGCCGAAGCGACCGGCGCGAACATCTTTTTCGTCAAGGACGGCGAAGTGCACACGCCACTGGCCGATTGCTTCCTAAACGGGCTGACCCGTCAGACCGTCATCGGGATGCTCAAGGAAAAGGGCCTGACCGTGCACGAACGCCACATCATGCCCGAAGAGCTGGAAGGCTTTGAGCAATGCTGGCTGACTGGCACCGCAGCCGAGGTCACACCCGTCGGACAGATCGGCGACTACACTTTCGAAGTTGGCGCGCTCACCCGCGAGATTTCGGAAGACTACGAAAAGCTCGTCCGGTCCTGA
- a CDS encoding MarR family winged helix-turn-helix transcriptional regulator, protein MADGRGPSSHTGENLLFLTDEQLRQGIEAMFFAYRGFTADPDKILVDMAYGRAHHRAIHFINRAPGTTVNNLLGILGVTKQSLNRVLRTLIADGLVKSQVGKADKRERHLYLTDAGRALEQTLSDAQRMRMRSAFRDAGPEAVAGFRTVLEAMMDPEMHHSYTRLKESGA, encoded by the coding sequence ATGGCAGACGGACGCGGCCCATCATCACACACGGGCGAGAACCTGCTGTTCCTGACGGATGAACAGCTGCGGCAGGGGATCGAGGCGATGTTCTTTGCCTACCGCGGTTTTACAGCCGACCCTGACAAGATCCTTGTGGATATGGCCTATGGCCGTGCGCACCACCGTGCGATCCACTTTATCAACCGGGCACCGGGCACGACGGTAAACAACCTTCTGGGGATTTTGGGTGTTACAAAACAATCCCTTAATCGTGTATTGCGCACGCTGATCGCCGATGGTCTTGTCAAAAGCCAAGTGGGAAAAGCAGACAAGCGGGAGCGGCACTTGTATCTGACTGACGCCGGGCGCGCGCTCGAACAGACATTGTCTGATGCACAACGGATGCGGATGCGCAGTGCCTTCCGCGACGCGGGGCCCGAGGCGGTCGCCGGTTTCCGCACCGTGCTAGAGGCGATGATGGACCCCGAAATGCACCACAGCTACACCCGTCTGAAGGAAAGCGGCGCGTGA
- a CDS encoding response regulator produces MNEADAHLLIVDDDERIRTLLQKFLMRHGFLVTSARDAAHARRILAGLDFDLIVLDVMMPGEDGLSLTRSLREDMQTPILLLTAKGETGNRIEGLEAGADDYLAKPFEPKELLLRINAILRRMPDTRVADAAPKVLSMGPIRYDIERGELWQGDDLVRLTATEIQLMRIFAAQPGAALSRSKLVEELGRDRGQAQERAVDVQITRLRRKIEDNPKQPRYLQTVRGAGYMLAPD; encoded by the coding sequence GTGAACGAGGCTGACGCGCACCTGCTGATCGTCGATGACGACGAACGTATTCGCACGCTGCTGCAGAAGTTCCTGATGCGGCACGGCTTCCTTGTGACCTCGGCCCGCGATGCCGCCCATGCGCGGCGTATTCTGGCGGGGCTGGATTTTGACCTGATCGTGCTGGATGTGATGATGCCGGGCGAGGATGGTCTAAGCCTGACCCGCAGCCTGCGCGAAGACATGCAAACGCCGATCCTGCTGCTGACCGCCAAGGGCGAGACGGGCAACCGGATCGAGGGGCTGGAAGCGGGGGCGGATGATTACCTTGCCAAACCGTTTGAACCCAAAGAGCTGCTGTTGCGGATCAACGCGATCTTGCGGCGTATGCCCGACACCCGCGTCGCTGATGCCGCGCCCAAGGTGCTGTCGATGGGGCCGATCCGCTATGACATCGAACGCGGAGAGCTGTGGCAGGGCGACGATCTGGTGCGGCTGACCGCCACCGAAATCCAGCTGATGCGCATTTTCGCGGCCCAACCGGGTGCCGCGCTTAGCCGGTCCAAACTGGTAGAAGAACTGGGCCGTGACCGCGGGCAGGCGCAGGAACGTGCTGTCGATGTGCAGATCACCCGTTTGCGCCGCAAGATCGAAGACAATCCCAAACAGCCCCGCTATCTGCAAACCGTGCGCGGCGCGGGCTATATGCTGGCCCCCGACTGA
- a CDS encoding exodeoxyribonuclease VII small subunit yields the protein MTDTPVEEMSFEAAMAELEKVLGQLERGDVALDESISLYERGAKLKKRCETKLKEAEEKVAQITLDGDGNPVGVAPVGGV from the coding sequence ATGACGGATACTCCGGTAGAAGAGATGAGCTTTGAGGCGGCGATGGCCGAACTGGAAAAGGTTCTGGGCCAGCTGGAACGCGGCGATGTGGCGCTGGATGAAAGCATTTCGCTTTACGAACGCGGGGCCAAGCTCAAGAAACGCTGCGAGACCAAGCTAAAGGAAGCCGAAGAGAAAGTCGCGCAGATCACGCTGGATGGCGACGGCAACCCTGTCGGAGTGGCTCCCGTTGGCGGGGTTTGA